CTGACTCCCGCCGCACCATAGGCCACCTTCTTCAGCCACTCCTTGCGCGTCAGCAGCGTGATCGCCGCCAGCGAAATCGCGATCTGAATCGCCGTCATCGCTTGCGCCCAGCGATGATGCTGGTGCAACACCTGCTCTGACTTCTCATCCCAGGCGCTGGCTTCTTCTTCCAGTGCCTGTGCCTTCTTCTGCACGACTTCCTTTTCGCTCTTGTAGCGCTGCGCTTCCGCCGCATAATGCGCTGCATCGACGCCTGGAATATGAGTTGCCAGCTCGGCCAGGTTCTGCCGGCTGGATTTGGCCTGGTAGTAGTTCCACTGGTTCGACGCTTCCGTTTTCTTGATGGCGGCGTTGTTCTTGTTCATCGCCGCTTCACTTTCGGTGGAACCGGCCTGGTAGCTGAACAGGGCGCCGATGGTGGCCATGATAGCGGTCATCACGGCGATCTTGCCGGCGAAATTGTCGCCGCTGGCATGCGCGTGTTCGGTCACGTGTTCCAGGTGATGTTCGTGCGGGCTGGGAACTTCGAATTCTTCTGACATGGAAATACTCTAATAGTGAAGTGAATGAAATCGTTGCGATCAATGAATGACCATCGAGACGGCACCCAATCCGAGCCCTCTGCTATCCCTTCTGATCATCAACTGCATCGGCGACACCGGGTCTGCAATTGTCATCAGAATATACAGATTGCCATGGCTGTTCGCCACCACGTCGGCCGGAATGTGGAAGCTGCTGATGCCTTCGTGGTTCTGTTCGGTAAAACGCAGTTCTCCCAATGCCCGTCCGTTCACGGATACCGGAATGACTTGCAACGGGTGTTGCGCCGTCACCAGCGCATGTCCGGATATCTCCAGCGTCAGGTCGCCACGGGTCTGATCAGGCACAGACAACCACACGGCGGCAGCATTGCCATCGGTCCAACGCCCCCAGGTTTCGGGGACTGACCAGTTGCCGATACGGTACAGGTCAGCGTTACCAGTGCTGCGGAAATCGATCGACGTACCGAGCGCGTATGCCGGCGCCGGTTTAGCGGCGGCCTGGCTTGACGCGAATTGCAATTGACTGCACTCGCCACAACGACGCCAGCCTGGCGCCAGCACTTGATAGCCGTCTACTTCACCCATGAAATCATCCGGACCGGCATTCAGCTTCGCCTGTTCCCAGAGGGCGCTGGAAAGCGGATCATGGAAGAAAACATACAAGGTCTGCGGATCGTAGCGGCCTGTGAAAACGGTTTCCGCAGTTTGCCGTTGCACCGCACCGAGTTTGTCCAGATCCACGCGGCAAAGTAGCCGTTATTGATCGACATCCCGTTGTTCGATGCAAAAAGCGACAACGCGAAATATTCCCAGGGATAAGTGAGCGGCAACGCAACGGCAATTCGGCGATAATTTTTTGCTACATGCTGCCAGAAAATCGATTGCACCGGGGAAGTCCAATGATGCTCGCGCATTTCCTTGCGCACCATCTGCGTAGCGCCATTGCTGTCGATCAGCTGCAAAACCAGCAACCCAGCCAGCAGATACGTCAACCCCTTTTTCCCTATGAGTTTGAAGGCGGTATAGAACACAGCGACATAAATCAGATAGAACACCGGCCAGAACATGCGGCCCGATGCCCGGAAAACTGCACTTGGCCATTGCAGCCAGCGCGGAAGTTGGTAGGTAAACAAGTCATAGTCGCCCCATCCGACATAATTGGTCAGCGCAATCGCGGTCAGGGCCAACGCGATCGCAAGCAACGGCAGCAGCGTGCTCCAACGCCACTCAAGTGTGGCCCGACGCTTCCCCGCAACCAGCATCTGGAGCGCCGCGAGAACCAGCAATGCCAGCACGCCGATCCCCAAAAAACTGAACCCGTCGTACTGGCCGCCGCTCCTGGGTTGCTCCGGCAGGATGCTGGACCATCCAGCCAGCGGATCGAACAGCGCCAGCAGGCTCATGCGGTAATAGCCCAATCCAACCGGGGTGCTCAATCCGCCGTGCAGCATGAAATAGCCGGTAACCCACATGACCAGTGCCAGGCAAGCGGCCGCTGACAATCCGTTGAGAAGTGCCGCCTGCAACGATATCTGTTTTTTCAGCCAGCGCTGCAACACGTCCGCACACCAGATGGCCAGCACCATGGCGAGCAGGTAAGCATGCGTCAATGTCGCCACGCATAGCAATCCGATCCAGTCGCGCTGGCGGAAATTTTCCCTGAAATACAGATACAGGCCGGCCAGTATCAGCCAATGCGAGGCCAGCGCGTCGCATTCGATATTGATACGCCACCACAACGGGGGGGCGATGACGAAGAATGCCGTGGCCAGCAATACGGCGCCACGATCGGTTGAAAAAAGCGACAGCAGCTTGTAGGCGAAAATCCCTTGCAACATCGCGGTCAAAGCCAGCCACAGGCCGATGTATTGAAACGGCTCCGGCAGGAGCGACGCAAAGGGTTTGAAAAGGAATGCGAATAACGGCGTCGAATCGGTAAACACAATCGAACTACCCAGCACCTCGCCATAGGCCCAGTTGGCGCCCAACGGAAATTGCAGCAGTGGCGTGTGCCGGAAAAAACTCCAGCCCAGATAATGCTGTGCGAAATCTCCTCGCATCAGCCATTCGGTGTAGGTGGGCCAGACAATAGCGCCACCGGTATAAAACACAAACGCAACAAGGCCGATCAGAGCAGCCCAGAATACCGGGGAAATTTTTCTTATCATGGTGTCGGGAATCATGGGTACGGCGTCTTTGCGCAATGAACGTCTCGATCGGAACGTCCAGAGTGGATTCCCAAAACGAGCCCGCATGAGCGCCGCTGTGCGGCCTCATCTTAGCATTATTGTCGACGGGAAATTAGAGGAAAACCGCGACCACAAATGCAAAAGCCGGCTGGATCAAAGACTTGATCCAGCCGGCTTCGGTTGTTGCCTGCATTCGTTCGCGGGCGCCGCCTGCCGCCCTACGTCATGCACACACCATTAATAGGTGTAGAACATGCGCTGGATTTCCTTGGTGTTGTTGGTCTTGGTCAAGGCCAGCATCAGCAGGATGCGGGCTTTTTGCGCGTTCAGCGTATCGGAAACCACGAAGTCCAGTTCGTCATCGTTGGCTTCGCCGTTACGGGCAACGATGCCTTGGCCGACGCGGCTGGCGCGGACAATGATCACGCCCTTCTTGCGCGCTTCAACCAATGGCGTTTTCATCTGCGCGGCAATGCTGCCGTCGCCGACGCCGGCCTGGATGATGCCCTTGGCGCCGGAAGCGACTTGCGCGTCAAGTGCGGCGCGGGTCATGTTGGCGTAGCCATAGATGATGTCGACTTGCGGCAGCACATCCAGCTTGCTGATGTCGAACTCGGTATCGACCGTATTCTTGCGGGTCGACTGACGGTAGAAGTAAGCCTTGTTGCCCTGGATGTAGCCCAGCATGCCCAGCTCGGTCGACTTGAAGGTGTCGGTGGTCGAGGTGTTGGTCTTGGTGACTTCACGCGCCGCGTTGATCTGGTCATTCAGCGACACCAGCACGCCCTTGCCGATCGCATCCTTGCTGCCGGCCAGCAGGACCGCGTTGTACAGGTTGATCGGGCCATCGGCTGAAATCGCGGTCGAAGGCCGCATCGCGCCGACGATCACCACCGGCTTGCGGCTCTTGACGGTAAGATCCAGGAAGTAAGCAGTTTCCTCAATGGTGTCGGTACCGTGGGTGATGACGATGCCGTCGACATCAGGTTGCGCCAACAACGTATTGACGCGCTTGGCCAGTTTCAGCCAATGGTCGTTGGTCATGCTTTCGCTGGCGATCTGGAATACTTGCTCGCCCTTGACGTTGGCGATTTTCTTCAGCTCTGGGACCGCAGCGATCAGCTTCTCTACGCCGACTGTAGCTGAGGTATAGCCGACGGTGGTGGTGCTGTCAGCGCCGGTGCCGGCAATCGTGCCGCCGGTGGCCAGGATCATCACGTTAGGCAGTTTGGCTTGGGTATCTTGCGCGTGCGCCACGGAAGTCGACAGCAACAACGCGCCGAACATCATCAGCGCATAGGAATTGAGGTTGCGCAGTGTAAGTTTGCGGGTAAACATAAATCTCCTGGTCTGTTAGTAATTTGCAATAACCGGTTCCGGTTACGCGATGCCGACATTCTTCGATGCGTCTTCGCGCAGCGGAACTGTAACGGAAAGTCCACAACTCATCGATGCCATCTATGCATAGGTTTATGCATAACTGTTATATCTCTTGGCAAAATTAATGTTATATAAGCACCATTTACGCAGCGTCGAATGTAATTTTGTTATTAAAATTGCATTTTTAAATAGAAACGGCGGTTTCAACCGTATTGCTTCTAGTTGAAACCACCGTTATCAAGTATGCAAATATCGCGCCACCCATTTACCGGGATTGCTCGCCGTTGCTTCAGGCCTGGCCGACGACACTCTTGGCGCCAACTTCGTGCGTGATATGCACTTCACGCACCGGATAGGGGATCGAGCAGTTGACCGCCGCCAGCGTCGATTTCAACTGCTGCGCCAGCGACCAACGCACCGCCCAGTAGTCGGAAGTGCTGGCCCAGGCGCGGATATTCAGCATGACCGCACTTTCGGCATGATCGGTAACCACCACGAACGGCGCCGGCGTCGACAAGATGCGGCTATCGGCCAGCAACAGCTTTTGCAATGCATTGATCGCCACCACCGGATCATCGTGGTAGCTGATGCCGACCGGGATATCCATGCGGCGCGAGG
This DNA window, taken from Collimonas arenae, encodes the following:
- a CDS encoding type II asparaginase; this translates as MMFGALLLSTSVAHAQDTQAKLPNVMILATGGTIAGTGADSTTTVGYTSATVGVEKLIAAVPELKKIANVKGEQVFQIASESMTNDHWLKLAKRVNTLLAQPDVDGIVITHGTDTIEETAYFLDLTVKSRKPVVIVGAMRPSTAISADGPINLYNAVLLAGSKDAIGKGVLVSLNDQINAAREVTKTNTSTTDTFKSTELGMLGYIQGNKAYFYRQSTRKNTVDTEFDISKLDVLPQVDIIYGYANMTRAALDAQVASGAKGIIQAGVGDGSIAAQMKTPLVEARKKGVIIVRASRVGQGIVARNGEANDDELDFVVSDTLNAQKARILLMLALTKTNNTKEIQRMFYTY
- a CDS encoding DUF6311 domain-containing protein, whose translation is MIRKISPVFWAALIGLVAFVFYTGGAIVWPTYTEWLMRGDFAQHYLGWSFFRHTPLLQFPLGANWAYGEVLGSSIVFTDSTPLFAFLFKPFASLLPEPFQYIGLWLALTAMLQGIFAYKLLSLFSTDRGAVLLATAFFVIAPPLWWRINIECDALASHWLILAGLYLYFRENFRQRDWIGLLCVATLTHAYLLAMVLAIWCADVLQRWLKKQISLQAALLNGLSAAACLALVMWVTGYFMLHGGLSTPVGLGYYRMSLLALFDPLAGWSSILPEQPRSGGQYDGFSFLGIGVLALLVLAALQMLVAGKRRATLEWRWSTLLPLLAIALALTAIALTNYVGWGDYDLFTYQLPRWLQWPSAVFRASGRMFWPVFYLIYVAVFYTAFKLIGKKGLTYLLAGLLVLQLIDSNGATQMVRKEMREHHWTSPVQSIFWQHVAKNYRRIAVALPLTYPWEYFALSLFASNNGMSINNGYFAAWIWTNSVRCNGKLRKPFSQAATIRRPCMFSSMIRFPAPSGNRRS
- a CDS encoding mechanosensitive ion channel family protein, with protein sequence MQNIAAGMMLLFLRPFQVGEYVGNGTVEGTVDEIGLFVTKLTKADGICLFVPNNQLWNSALTNYSRHASRRMDIPVGISYHDDPVVAINALQKLLLADSRILSTPAPFVVVTDHAESAVMLNIRAWASTSDYWAVRWSLAQQLKSTLAAVNCSIPYPVREVHITHEVGAKSVVGQA
- a CDS encoding DUF4337 domain-containing protein — protein: MSEEFEVPSPHEHHLEHVTEHAHASGDNFAGKIAVMTAIMATIGALFSYQAGSTESEAAMNKNNAAIKKTEASNQWNYYQAKSSRQNLAELATHIPGVDAAHYAAEAQRYKSEKEVVQKKAQALEEEASAWDEKSEQVLHQHHRWAQAMTAIQIAISLAAITLLTRKEWLKKVAYGAAGVSVVLGILAWQHI